The sequence ATGGCGCTCATTCCCAGGATGCCATAGATGCTGGCATCGATCATGATATTGCGAAGATCGAGCGCCGTATAGCCAAGTTGTGCCTGAACGGACGGAAAGGCGCTCAGGATGCGCACTACGGCAAAGACGCTGATCAACGCAGCGCTCCAGCGCAGGGCCATGCCAAGATGATTGGATCGAACTCTGGTGGCGCCCCTGGTAAAACTGTAGTGAGCGCCAAAGGAGAGCGAAAGGATCGCCGCGCCCAGAGCAATCGCGCCGGCCACGCCCAGGTTTTGCAGCAGCCCCGGCGCGGCGCTGAATACAAGGGCGCCTGCGGCCGCCAGCGGCAGAACCACTGCTGTTGCTCCAAGCCCAAAATGGGTCATCGCGGCCGAGTAGTCGCGGAGCCCGTAAAACTTAGGAATAGCGAAGTAAAGTCCGGTTAGAATCGGGATTACGATAAAGTAAACCAGAACTCCAAGCCGGTAGACCTCTTGCACAGCTTGATCCTGCATTCCGGTGAATGGACTTACTGCGCTGAACAGGCCGTAAGGCAGAGCCAGGTTGCCAATCAGCCAGGTGCTCAGCATGCCTGAGAGTCCGCCTACGGCCAGAACGCCGCGCAGATCAAATTTGCCGGACTGCTTGAAGCCATCAATCATTGCCGCGAGGGCAGCCAGTATGCTCAACAGATAGAGTTCATCGGCCGGCCAGCTCAGCTCGCCAAACTCGCGACCGCTGTTGGCGCCTGCCAGTATTCCAATGATGCCAACCAGCAGGCCCAGGATATAGAGCAGAAGGGCGAGGCAGGCGGCGGGGGCCAGTCTTGGCGTGACGCCGGACGAATCTTTCAAAATGGAAAAGCAAAGCGCCAGGAATACGCCGAAAAATCCGCCGAAGATCAGCAGGTTATTAGCGACCGGCGCCAGATAGCCGTAGTCAAATAGGAGCGGCAGATTGCCTGGCTGAACTGCAAGGACAAATCGTCCAAGGCTGTAGAGCACGGCGCCAATCGCGCCAAAGGCCAGGCCAATTCCGGCGCCAATTCGAATAGCGCCATCCAGGTTGCGGCTTGAATCAAACATTCTCTTTAGAAGCTTCATGAGTTCCAGCTCAATTAGAATTGATCCGGCCTACTCGCGGCCGGTCAGCCCTCGCACATAGGAATAGAGATCATTCCACTCATCCTCTGTCCAGCTATCCATTCCGCTGACATGCAATGCATTGGAATCTGCATGCGCGCCGCGAAAACTGGCAAGACTGGCCGCGCCGGGCGCGCTACGCAGGTCGGCTGTGGAAAGATAGGCTCCACACAATCGGCCGTCTGCTTTGCAAGAATAGAGTCCAAAGCGCTGGGCGGCGCCGCGTCCTTCGCCAAAAGCGCCATGACAACCGGAGCAATTGCGCGCGTACACTTCGGCTGCAGGATGATCAGCCAATTGCGCGGCGCTGTCACGCCTCGCTTGATCCACGGCGCCTGCCGAGCCCTGATCGACTGGATTTGCAGCGCCAAGCATACTTTGCAAATCCGGCGATGCCGGTCGCTCCCCGATCGGCTTGTAGCCCATTTCCCAGCGTCGCGAAGCAGCATATGCCGTCCGGGTCTCGCTCGCAGCGGCCGCCAGGGCGGCATTTCTTTCCGCTGCAGCGGCGCCGACTGGCTGCTTGGTCATTGCGTAGAGAAAGTAGGCCATGGCCCAGCGGCCGCGGTCCGTATAGGATTGAAAAGCGTGCGAGGGCAGGCGCTCGCTACCCACAGTGATCGTCTTAAAAAAGTCATTGGGCGTCCGCGCCGGAGGAATTTCGGCATCACGGAAGCCTGGCGTAACAATGCCTCGGGCTGAGAGTTCGGCCGTATCGCTGCCGTGACCATCAAAGAGGACGCCGTGGCAGGATGCGCATCCGGCGGAATTATACATCACCGAACCGAAGAATCGCACTTCGGCATCATTTGCATAGACCGGCTTGTCAGCAGGGCGACAATGCGTCGCTCCCAGCAGCAATGAGCCGACAGCAGCTACAAAAAAAGTAGTTCTCAAGATCATATCAGTCATCCCAACGCAAAGCCTACTGATGGAAGTGGAGGCATTCCTCCAGCCGCGGGTCCTTTTGCGGTATCAAAGCGTGTCTTTCCAGCATCTTGCCAATGATGAGCACAAAAGAACCGCCCACAATCAGCAGCGGTCCCAATTCAGCCAGCAGAACCGGTACTCCGCCATCGTGGTGCAGTACCGGATAGAGAATCCAGAACATGTCCAGCACCTGGCCAAACAAGACCAGAATGGCCACACGCTTCATGTAATTGTAGTCGCGCTTCGGTTCGCGACGCACCAGCAAAAAGAAAGGCGCCACAAAGCGAGTAAGTACCAGCAACAAAGTTACGTAGTACCAACCGCCTGTCAGTCGATACTGATACCACACCGTCTCTTCGGGTATATGGCCGTAATAGATCAGCATGTATTGGCTTACAGCAATGTAAGTCCAGAAAATCGTGTGCCCGAACATGAACTTGCCCAGGTCATGGAAGTGATTCTCATTCAGCGCATCGCCGTAGTAGCCATTTTTTTTCAGATACCAGACCCATAGCACCAGCGAGGCATACAGCGTCAGCGCCATGCCGGCAAAAATGTAAACGGCCCAGATTGTGGAGAACCAGTGCGGATAGGTGCTCATCGAGAGGTCCCAGCCGCTGATGGAGTAGCTGAGTCCAAAAAAGACCAGAAAGCCGCCGCCTAGTTTGGCCATCAGCCGGGTCCGTGAAATACGGCCGTCCGCGTCCTGACTGGTTGATTGCTTCCAGAATAAGAATCCAAAAAGGATCCAGAGCAAGACAATGATTACGTTGCGGAGCTCAAAAGTCGGTCGGTTCAGCCACCAGCTCTTCTTCTGAATCAGCTCGTCTGTGGCCGGTGCGTGCACCCAGTGGCTGAATACAGAATCCATTCCACCGCCAAAGAGCACTATGGCTATCAGTAGTAGAGGGACAGGCAGGAACCACCAGTAGTTCTCAGCTACCCTGCGGACCGTCACATTCCACGCTGCGCCGGCAAGGTGATTCACTGCTACAAAGAAGATTCCGCCCAGGCCCAGCGGAATTGCAACCAGCGCGGCCAGATGAATAGCAAAGAAAAACCGCGGATTCCATGCCCCGGCTTCATGTTCGCCCCCGCTATGCTCTGCCGCTGTTGCACCATGCTCAGCCGCATGCTCGCTGGCCGCGTGTTCCCCGCCAAGCGTCCAATGTGGCGCCAGACCAAGCGCCAGCACAACCGTCAGGGCAAGGCCCACGCCGATCAGCGCCAGGCAGATTGTTTGCAGCCGACCAGGCATGCGAAACTTCAATTTTTCTTCTGATACTACGCTGGTTGACACGCCCGTACTCCCTCTCAGTTGTTCCCGCCGCCGCTGGTTGCGCCGGCTGGCGCTCTGCTTTGCAGCAGTCGCACATAGCGGATTACCGCCCAGCGGTCATCCACCGGCAGTTGATACGCGTAGGGCCGCATGCGGGCGCGCCCCATGGTGACGATATGAAAGATCTCACCGTCGCTCCAGTCCTTGATCTTGCCGGTCAACAGTGATGGCATATCTGGAAAGCGCGGCGTCACCGGCCCATCGCCAGCGCCGGTATAGCCATGACATGTGGCGCAGTAAGTATTGTAGCGGTTCTGGCCGCGCGCCAGGACCTCTGCGCTGCTCGGCAGCGGATTGTGCAAGCTGCGGGGGCCGACAAAATCCGCTGCCGCAAAAGGATATGGCTCGAAGTTTCTGGGTACGGTTCCTTCCGGCGGTACGCGAACGCCTGAGCCGGGACCGCCAAAGGCCTCATGCTCGTCTGCGCCCCGTTCCCAGGCGCTGCCCTTCACGTTGGACAGTGTGGTGAAATCTTCCTCTTGTGCTTCTACCGCCGGGCTGTCCTGCATATCCAGAAACCAATGGATGCCGGACTTATTGCCGCGATAGTTGCAGTTTGTCAGCGGCGCCAGCGCTGCCAGCAGAACAAGAATGCTCACGATTCGAGAAAACATCTGCGTTGATCCTTTCATTCCTGGGTCTCGTTGGCCTCTGGTCTCAGGCCGCTCCGTGCAGTGTTGTTTGCTGGTCGCCGTCAACGCGAGCTACGTAGCTCGGTCCAAGACCCTTCATGAAATCGGCTACGCCGTCTTCAGTGTAGTTGGCTGAATCGCTGGGGATCCACAGGCAAAAGCTGTCATCCGTAATCGAAGGATGCAGCGGCTTGCGCGACGGTCGAAACATCTTGGCCAGCAAAATCAATCCGGCCACCGTAGTGTGTCCGCCAAAAAGCACCGTGAGCTCAAACCAGATCGGCACCATTGGCGGCCAGGAGAATGTTGGCTTTCCGCCAAAATTCAAGGGATAGGATCGCAGGTTCGGAACAGCATCAAAGAATTCGAAGATTCTGGGCATGACTTGCTCATGCACGCCCGTCTGCAGCGCCAGAGCAGTGAAAAATCCGGTCAGTCCCGCGAAGAAGGTAATCCAGGGAACTTTGCTTCGCTTCAGGCCCATGTCAAATTCCAGGCCATGCACCGGGAAGGGCGTCAGGCAATCGAAGTGAGTAAAGCCGCGCGCATGCGCTGCCTTCGCCGCTTCTGAAATCTTTTCCGGACTCTTGAATAGGGCGTAAACGCCCTTGTTTGTCTCACGGTATGTATACTGAAAGAATCGGTCCAGAAAGCGAAATAGCGCATCCACCGGCGCTTGCAGGAAACGGTCCAGCCTGGGCGCCAGAGCCGCCAGCATCGAATCAGCCTTTCTTAAAGTGGTGTTCATTGCCTGGGGTCCTCCTGCGACGCCGCTCAATGGCGCCCGTAGCCTCGAGCTGCGTCGGGCGATTTGATGACCGTCTTGATCTCGGCAATTGCAATCGTCGGCAAGAAGCGACAGAACAGCAGGAAGAGAGTGAAGAACAGGCCAAAGGAACCAAGCATGATTAAATAGTCATGGATGGTCATAATATACATATCCCAGCTGGAGGGCAGATAGTCGCGGTGAAGCGAAGTGACCACGATCACATAGCGTTCGAACCACATGCCGATGTTTACAAAAATGGAAACAATCCAGAGAACATATACGTTAGTGCGCAGCTTCTTGAACCAAAAGATCTGCGGCGAAATTACGTTGCAGCTGACCATGATCCAGTAGGACCACCAGTAGGGGCCAAACATCCGGTTGATGAAGGCGAAGCCTTCGTTGGGGCTTCCACTGTAAGCAGCGATGAAGAACTCCGTGGTGTAGGCCAGACCTACGATCATACCGGTCAGGGTCACAACTTTGGCCATGTTCTCCAGATGCTTGATAGTGATGTACTCTTTCAGCTGGAACACTTCGCGCATGATGATCAGCAGCGTAAGCACCATGCCAAATCCGGAAAAAATGGCGCCGGCCACAAAGTAGGGCGGAAAGATGGTAGTATGCCAACCAGGGATAACCGAAGTCGCAAAGTCGAAGGAAACGATACTGTGTACGGAAAGTACCAGCGGCGCCGAAAGTCCGGCCAGAATCATGGCCGTCGATTCGTAGTGCGCCCAGCTTCGCGCGCTGCCGACCCAGCCCAGGCTCAAGGCTGAGTAAACTGCCTTGCGTGTTTTCTGCCACCAGTCGCTTTCTTTGATGCGATCTCGAACAGACGCAATGTCCGGCACCAAACCAAGGTACCAGAAAACCAGTGAAATGGTCAGGTAGGTCGAAATAGCAAAGAGGTCCCAGAGCAGCGGCGAGCGGAAGTTTGGCCAGAGCGATCCGCGTTCATTGGGGATCGGCGGAAACCATAGCAATACATACCATACGCGTCCGACGTGAATGACAGGGAAAATGCCTGCTGCCGCTACCGCAAAGATGGTCATGGCCTCCGCTGAACGGTTGATGGCAGTGCGCCACTGCTGACGGAAAATATAGAGGATCGCCGAAATCAGCGTACCGGCGTGGCCAATGCCAATCCAGAATACAAAGGTGATAATGAACGATCCCCAGCTGACCGGAACGTTCACGCCCAGGATGCCCATGCCATTGGCAAACAGGTTGCCAATCTCGAAAAAGAGCATTCCAAAGAGGGCTACGGCAATGCCGAATGCCCACCACCATAGTTTCGTTGGAAAACTTTCCAGCGGTCGAGCGACGTCGTTGGTTACATCGCGGTAAGATTTTGCGCCCTCTACCAGAGGAAGCGAAAGCGGTTCTTGTTCAACAGTTGCCATGGTTTAAGTGTTCCGGCGAACGCCATCAGGCGCTTTCATTTCTGTTTCGTATTTTGGCCAGATAGGTGACCGAGGGCTTCACCAGCAGATAATCCAGCACCTGGTAGCCGCGTTTTCCTTTCTCGCGTTCGACCAGCTTTTTGACTCGGCTCTCTTCATCGAGAATGTTGCCGAAAGTTATCGCGCCGGAGGGGCAGACTTCCTGACAGGCGGTTATCACTGTTCCATCAGTGATGTTCTTTTCTCCGCGTGCATGGGCTTCCTGGCGCGCTGCTGCGATGCGCTGGATGCAGAAGGTGCACTTTTCAATGACCCCCCGCGTACGCACTGTGACGTCCGGATTCAGACCGAGATGCTGCGGGTCGCGGATTTCGCCGCGATTGCCGCCCCAGAATTGACTGAAGCTGGCCCCGGAGGTGGCGCCGCCCACTGCGCCATCGGCAGCGCTGCGGCGGAAGCCTTCCCAGTAGTTCCAGTTCTCATGCCAGTTGAACCGGCGGACTTTGTAGGGACAGTTGTTGGCGCAATAGCGTGTTCCAACGCAACGATTGTAAGCCATGACATTGAGGCCTTCATTGTTGTGTTGCGTTGCCGCCACCGGACAGACATTCTCGCAGGGCGCATTTTCGCAATGCTGACAGAGCATCGGCTGATGCGCCACATCCGGATTCGCTTCCTCTCCAGAGAAGTAACGATCGATACGCATCCAGTGCATCTCGCGTCCGCGGCGCACCTGATCGTGACCGACCATTGGAATGTTATTTTCGATATTGCAACTGGTTACGCAGGCCCCGCAGCCGGTGCACTGATTGAGGTCCACTGCCATATGCCAGCGGACGTCCTTGTAGTTCCACTCCGGCATCAGCGAAGCAGTCGGATAGTAGAGCGCCTCTGGACGTAACTTGAACTGACCCGATGCGTACTCTTTGCGCGTGGTCTCGCGAAGAATGGGACGATCCAGCTGCCCGGAGCCGCTGTAGGGAACGTTGAGCACTCCCTGCGGCGTCAGCGGGTTCTTTTCCTGATCATTGAATCCGTTACGGTAGATGGTTTGCGTAGACGCTAGATGGTACTGATCCCCGGTAGCAGACAGCTGCGCGACCATGCCGCTGAAAGCAAATGAATCAGGACCGCGTACCGATAGGCCCAGGGCATTCTGCCCAACGTTGTCGGCAATTTTTCCGGCTGCGCTGCGACCGTAGCCAAGAGCGACCAGCGCCGACTGCGGATGAAGGCCAGGCTGCAAATGCAGAGGAAGTTGGAGTGCGCCTCCGTCGGTTTTCACCGTCAAGAGATCGTCCTGCTTCCAGCCGAGGCGGCGGGCAGTGGCCGGAAGCACTGCGACAAAGTTGTCCCAGACGATCTTTGTTACTGGATCGGGCAATTCCTGGCGATAGGCATTATTGGCCAGCGAGCCATCGCCTACCTGCACTCCATAATAGAGCCCAAGAATCAACCGGGTTCCCTCAAGCGTTTGCGCCAAAGAGGATGGAGAAGCGGGCAACTTCTCGGCGGCCTCGCCGCGGAAATTGCGCGCTGCGCGCGTAGCCCGCAGCGCCGCGCGACCTGGAGCATAGTAGCCATTTTGCAGAACAGAATTCCAGAAACGAGTAAAGCCGCCGCGGGCAAAGCCTTGCCAGCGGGCCTTAATATAGTCGTGGAAGGACTTTGCCCCGCCAAGTTCGCCGCCCGCCAGCTGGATCAACCAATCTTCCAGGCAGCGAGTTTGGTACAGCGGGCGAATGGCCGGCTGCTGAACGGATAGAATTCCTTTGACTGGCTCTGCGTCGGACCAGGCTTCCAGGAAATGACTGAGCGGAAGGGCTGCGTTGCCCAGCAAGGCGCTCTCCTGGAGTCGGTCCACGATGCTGAGCTTGTAGGCGACGCCGCCAAGCGCTTTCTTCATGTCGATTCCAGCGGGGGCGTGGTAAAACGGGTTGCTCCCGGCCAGCACCACGCTGCGAATCTTCCCGGCGGCCATATCTGCCGCCAGCGATTGCAGCTCCGAATCAGATATTCCGGGGCTTTGCAGAATTGGCGTTCCGTAGTCGACGGTCTTGCCGTCGTTCTCCAGCAAGGAGTTTAGCAGATTGATAGCAATTTGACCGGCGGCGTTGGCGCCGTTGGCGGCAAGCGGCGAACCGCCCACCACCAGACTGCGGCCGCGCGCGTCCCACAACTCGCCTGCGATTCGCTCAATATTTTTCTCAAACGAGCCCTTCTCGTAAAGGCCCTCGCCGTGATTGAGGGCTGCAGCTACTTTTGCAGGCGTGTAGTTTTCCAGGATGCTGCGCGCCTTGCCGGCGACGGCGCCGCGGCCGCTGACCACGGCAATTTGTGCGGCAAGGCAAAGCGCGAGCAGCGCCTGATCGCCCGGGCGGATCGCAAAGCGCTCATCCGCATTGGAACCGGTAACGGTATACATCGACTCAAATGCGACCAGTCGATTGAAGCGTCCGCCGCGGCGACGAACATCGCGTCCCGAAGTGTAGTCGCGCGTGAAGACAGCAGGCAGCAGCATTGTGCCCAGAAAATCGCCATCGATGGAAACAATCAAATCGGCTCGATCAAAACGGTAGTACGGAATCAGATCGTCTCCGTAGCATTCGCGCTGACCGGCGGCAATCTGGCGCAACGTGGGATCCGCTCGCAGCTCCACAAGCCGTCCGCCCGGAAAAGCGCGCATGAACTCGCCCACCAGAGCGCGACTCGATGGGCCATTGAGCGGCCCGCTGATCAGAACATAACCGCCCTCGCGCAACTTGCCGCGCGCCTCGCTCAGAACCTCGGCTTCCGTAGCCGACTGCTTGCGCCCGCCATTCAACTTCACAGCGCGACGCAGCCGATCCGGATCATAGAGATCCATGATTGCCGCCCCATCGGAGGCGCTGATACCGCCGCCGCTGAGCGGGTGATCAGCATTCCCTGAAAGGTGGACCGGCCGCCCTTCGCGTGTGCGGATGATCAGGCCAATGCCCTCGGGTGTAACACTTGAATAGAAAGAAGGCAATCCCGGAGTATTCTCTACCGGCTGGATCACAGCCGGTACGATTTGCTCAGTCGGACGCCGACACGCCGCGCCGGCCATCACAGCGCCAGCGCCCATCAGCTTTAAGAAGTTGCGACGGGAAAAATGCCCGCGGTCTGCCTGGCGGATTTCTTCAATATTCTCCGGAAACTCGGGCCGCGACCAATCGGAGGACTTCTGTCCTTGTTTTTCTTCGAGTGATTGCCAGTAGCGTTTCTGTTTCGTTTCCCGATCAGTTCTGTTCATACGTTCCCGGTAGCTCTGAAATTCCCGCAGCGCATCAGTAATGGCAGGTGCCGCATTCCGCCAAATGAACTGTAACATTGTGACCGGGCTGCTCGCCTGGCTGCACAACATGCATATTCCCACGGTGGCAGTTCACGCACCAGCCCATGTTAAAAGCCGTGGTGATCTCGATCTTTTCCATCTGCGCTACATCGCCGTGGCATTGCTGGCACTGAAATCCAGCAGCGATGTGCGGCTTATGGCTGAAGCGCACATGATCCGGCAAATCGTGCACCTTGAGCCAGCGCATCGGCTCGCCGCTGGCGTAGGTGCTTCGCAGGTATTGTATGTAGCGACTGTCGCCAGCCACATATTCATGGCAGCGCATGCAGGTCGCGGTATCCGGCACCGACGCTGCAGGACCGCGTTCCACCGAGACGTGGCAAAACTGGCAGTCCATCTTTAGCTCGCCGGCGTGAATCTTATGGCTGAATGGAATCGGCTGATCCGCAGCGTAGCCCTGATACTTGGGATCTACTACATAGATCCAGTAGATCAACCCCAGAGATGAGAAGATCAGGATCAGTTTGATTAGGTGTTTGCGGATTACAGTGACAAGTGCGTTCATCTACAAAAAACTCAGCTGAGTTACCGCCCCGAATTCGCCGCCCCCGCCGCGACGCCGCGCTAAACCGAACGCAAGCGGCGGACCGCTTCGTGTCGGCGTGCAATTGAACCGCCGCTGCAACGCAAAGCGTGCGGCTCCAGAAATCTTTCCGACCAGGCTATGTCAATTGGATTCAGGCGAAATGACCGAAGACAGCGGAAATATTTGCAGCTCCACTGCCGAAATGGCGTGCGTATGAATTGGCGAGCGGCTTGAACGCCAATTGGAGGCAGAGGTTCGCTGGCGCCGCTTCTGCATCTGGAACAAGCAGGCGGAACGGGACACTCTGCAGCAGCATCTGACGAGCTGCGTCCAGCGGGTCCACAATTTGAGAGCTTGTCTCAAAACCACGGCCCTGGCGAGGGCAAAGACCGGTCTGCAGCTCAAAAATAAAGACAGAACAGGGGGAATTCATGCGCCTGGATCGACTGACTCAGAAAGGCAACGAAGCCATACAGGATGCCCAGAATGCTGCGGAGGCCGCACAAAATCCAGAGGTGACTCCCGAGCACGTCCTGTTAGCTCTTTTTCGCCAGCATGATGGCATCGGACCAATGATCCTCAACCGGCTCGAACTGAATGTGGAGCCGTTGGAGAAATTGTTGGACGACGTGATCCAGCGCCAACCGCGCGCCCAGGGCGGCGAAACTCGACCCTCCCAGGCTTTTGTGCGCATGCTGCAAGCTGCAGAGAAAATTGCCCGCAAGCGCGGGGATGCCTATCTCTCGACAGAGCATTTGCTTCTGGCCTACCTGAATGACCGCCAGCAACGCCTCGCTGCTGATTTTGCGCGGCTTGGCCTGAGCCCCGATGCCGTCGAGCGCGCTGTCGGCGATTTGCGCGGCGGTCAAACAGTCAGCAGTGAAAATCCCGAAGCGACCATGCAGGCCCTGGAGAAATACGCCCGCAATCTGAATGCCGCTGCGCGCAAAGGCGGTCTGGATCCCGTTATCGGCCGCGACGAGGAGATTCGTCGCATCATGCAGGTGCTGTCCCGGCGCACCAAGAACAATCCGATCCTGATCGGGGAACCGGGCGTGGGCAAGACAGCAATTGTGGAAGGTCTGGCGGGCAAGATCGTTGCCGGCGAGACGCCTGAAGGCTTGCGCGACAAAGAGATCTATACCCTGGACCTGGGCGCGATGATCGCCGGCGCCAAATACCGCGGCGAATTTGAGGACCGTTTCAAGGCTGTACTGACCGAGGTGCAGAAGTCAGATGGTCGCGTCGTATTGTTTGTCGATGAGTTGCATACCCTTGTGGGCGCGGGGGCCGCGGAAGGTTCGCTGGATGCTTCCAATATGATCAAGCCGGCCCTCGCACGCGGCGAGCTGCGTTGCATTGGCGCGACCACGCTGAAAGAATATCAGAAATACATTGAAAAAGACCAGGCGCTGGAGAGGCGCTTTCAACCCGTCTTTGTCAAAGAACCGACGGTAGATGAAACCATCATGATTCTGCGCGGCTTAAAGGATCGCTACGAGTTGCACCACGGAATTCATATTACCGATGGCGCCATCATTGGCGCCTCTAAACTTTCGGACCGCTACATTACGGACCGCTTCCTGCCGGACAAGGCCGTCGACCTGATCGATGAAGCTTGCTCGAAATTGCGCATTGAACTGGATTCGCTTCCCGAGGAACTGGATACGGTTCAAAAGCAAATCCAGCATCTGAAAATTCAGCGCGAGGCGCTGAAAATGGAGAAGGACAAGGCTTCTCAAGAGCGCCTGCAATTGGTGGAGAAGACGCTTGCAGATCTGGAAGAGGATTTCACCCGAAAGAAAGGGATATGGGAGGCGGAACACCGCGAGGTGGAACGCTTGAAACAACTGCGCGAAGAGATCGATCGACTGCGCATTGAAGAGAAGGATTTCGAGCGTCGCGGAGACTTCAACCGGGTCGCGGAAATTCGCTACGGCAAGCTCGCGGCCCTTGAAAACGAGATGAAGTCGCTGGAGCAAACCATTCAGCAGAAGCAAAAGCAGTATCTGAAAGAAGAAGTCGCTTATGAAGACATCGCCAGCATCGTTGCCCGCTGGACTGGCATTCCCGTATCGCGCATGATGCAAGGAGAAAAGGATCGATTGCTGAACATGTTCGATGAATTGCGTCAGAAGGTAGTGGGACAGGACGATGCGTTGCATTCCATTACCGACGCGATCCAGCGCTCGCGGTCCGGGCTTTCTGATCCCAATCGTCCCGTCGGCGTATTCCTGTTCCTGGGGCCTACCGGCGTTGGCAAGACCGAAACCGCGCGCGCCCTTTCGCGATTTCTTTTCGACGACGAGAACGCGATGCTGCGCATCGATATGTCCGAATACATGGAGAAACACTCAGTTGCGCGATTGATTGGCGCGCCTCCGGGCTATGTCGGCCATGATGAAGGCGGACAGCTAACGGAAGCAGTGCGGCGACGTCCCTACCAGGTGATCCTTTTCGATGAAGTCGAAAAGGCCCATCCCGATGTATTCAATATCTTTTTGCAGATCTTTGATGATGGCCGGCTAACGGATAGCAAAGGACGCATGGTGGACTTCAAAAATGTCATCATTATCATGACATCCAACATTGGAAGCCAGCATCTGATGCAGGATGGATTGGGCGAAGAGCAAAAACAAGGACTGGTACGCGAAGAGCTGCGCTCCCGTTTCAAACCAGAATTTTTGAACCGGCTTGATGAAATCATATTTTACCAGCCGGTCTCGATGGAGTCGCTTTTGACGATCGTCCAATTGCAACTCGAATTACTATTTCAGCGAGCAAAGGAGCAAGGATTGCATGTCCGCGCAGAAAGGGCAGTCATGGAATGGCTGGCCCGCCGCGGCTATGATCCGCAGTTTGGCGCCCGGCCGCTGAAGCGATTGATCCAGCAGCAAGCCGGCAACTTGATGAGCCGGATTATTCTGAAAGGCGAGTTTGATTCGGAGAAGACTTACG comes from Leptospirales bacterium and encodes:
- a CDS encoding cytochrome c — translated: MILRTTFFVAAVGSLLLGATHCRPADKPVYANDAEVRFFGSVMYNSAGCASCHGVLFDGHGSDTAELSARGIVTPGFRDAEIPPARTPNDFFKTITVGSERLPSHAFQSYTDRGRWAMAYFLYAMTKQPVGAAAAERNAALAAAASETRTAYAASRRWEMGYKPIGERPASPDLQSMLGAANPVDQGSAGAVDQARRDSAAQLADHPAAEVYARNCSGCHGAFGEGRGAAQRFGLYSCKADGRLCGAYLSTADLRSAPGAASLASFRGAHADSNALHVSGMDSWTEDEWNDLYSYVRGLTGRE
- a CDS encoding cytochrome c; amino-acid sequence: MFSRIVSILVLLAALAPLTNCNYRGNKSGIHWFLDMQDSPAVEAQEEDFTTLSNVKGSAWERGADEHEAFGGPGSGVRVPPEGTVPRNFEPYPFAAADFVGPRSLHNPLPSSAEVLARGQNRYNTYCATCHGYTGAGDGPVTPRFPDMPSLLTGKIKDWSDGEIFHIVTMGRARMRPYAYQLPVDDRWAVIRYVRLLQSRAPAGATSGGGNN
- a CDS encoding DUF3341 domain-containing protein, which encodes MLAALAPRLDRFLQAPVDALFRFLDRFFQYTYRETNKGVYALFKSPEKISEAAKAAHARGFTHFDCLTPFPVHGLEFDMGLKRSKVPWITFFAGLTGFFTALALQTGVHEQVMPRIFEFFDAVPNLRSYPLNFGGKPTFSWPPMVPIWFELTVLFGGHTTVAGLILLAKMFRPSRKPLHPSITDDSFCLWIPSDSANYTEDGVADFMKGLGPSYVARVDGDQQTTLHGAA
- the nrfD gene encoding polysulfide reductase NrfD — protein: MATVEQEPLSLPLVEGAKSYRDVTNDVARPLESFPTKLWWWAFGIAVALFGMLFFEIGNLFANGMGILGVNVPVSWGSFIITFVFWIGIGHAGTLISAILYIFRQQWRTAINRSAEAMTIFAVAAAGIFPVIHVGRVWYVLLWFPPIPNERGSLWPNFRSPLLWDLFAISTYLTISLVFWYLGLVPDIASVRDRIKESDWWQKTRKAVYSALSLGWVGSARSWAHYESTAMILAGLSAPLVLSVHSIVSFDFATSVIPGWHTTIFPPYFVAGAIFSGFGMVLTLLIIMREVFQLKEYITIKHLENMAKVVTLTGMIVGLAYTTEFFIAAYSGSPNEGFAFINRMFGPYWWSYWIMVSCNVISPQIFWFKKLRTNVYVLWIVSIFVNIGMWFERYVIVVTSLHRDYLPSSWDMYIMTIHDYLIMLGSFGLFFTLFLLFCRFLPTIAIAEIKTVIKSPDAARGYGRH
- a CDS encoding TAT-variant-translocated molybdopterin oxidoreductase produces the protein MNRTDRETKQKRYWQSLEEKQGQKSSDWSRPEFPENIEEIRQADRGHFSRRNFLKLMGAGAVMAGAACRRPTEQIVPAVIQPVENTPGLPSFYSSVTPEGIGLIIRTREGRPVHLSGNADHPLSGGGISASDGAAIMDLYDPDRLRRAVKLNGGRKQSATEAEVLSEARGKLREGGYVLISGPLNGPSSRALVGEFMRAFPGGRLVELRADPTLRQIAAGQRECYGDDLIPYYRFDRADLIVSIDGDFLGTMLLPAVFTRDYTSGRDVRRRGGRFNRLVAFESMYTVTGSNADERFAIRPGDQALLALCLAAQIAVVSGRGAVAGKARSILENYTPAKVAAALNHGEGLYEKGSFEKNIERIAGELWDARGRSLVVGGSPLAANGANAAGQIAINLLNSLLENDGKTVDYGTPILQSPGISDSELQSLAADMAAGKIRSVVLAGSNPFYHAPAGIDMKKALGGVAYKLSIVDRLQESALLGNAALPLSHFLEAWSDAEPVKGILSVQQPAIRPLYQTRCLEDWLIQLAGGELGGAKSFHDYIKARWQGFARGGFTRFWNSVLQNGYYAPGRAALRATRAARNFRGEAAEKLPASPSSLAQTLEGTRLILGLYYGVQVGDGSLANNAYRQELPDPVTKIVWDNFVAVLPATARRLGWKQDDLLTVKTDGGALQLPLHLQPGLHPQSALVALGYGRSAAGKIADNVGQNALGLSVRGPDSFAFSGMVAQLSATGDQYHLASTQTIYRNGFNDQEKNPLTPQGVLNVPYSGSGQLDRPILRETTRKEYASGQFKLRPEALYYPTASLMPEWNYKDVRWHMAVDLNQCTGCGACVTSCNIENNIPMVGHDQVRRGREMHWMRIDRYFSGEEANPDVAHQPMLCQHCENAPCENVCPVAATQHNNEGLNVMAYNRCVGTRYCANNCPYKVRRFNWHENWNYWEGFRRSAADGAVGGATSGASFSQFWGGNRGEIRDPQHLGLNPDVTVRTRGVIEKCTFCIQRIAAARQEAHARGEKNITDGTVITACQEVCPSGAITFGNILDEESRVKKLVEREKGKRGYQVLDYLLVKPSVTYLAKIRNRNESA
- a CDS encoding cytochrome c family protein — encoded protein: MNALVTVIRKHLIKLILIFSSLGLIYWIYVVDPKYQGYAADQPIPFSHKIHAGELKMDCQFCHVSVERGPAASVPDTATCMRCHEYVAGDSRYIQYLRSTYASGEPMRWLKVHDLPDHVRFSHKPHIAAGFQCQQCHGDVAQMEKIEITTAFNMGWCVNCHRGNMHVVQPGEQPGHNVTVHLAECGTCHY